Proteins from one Cyclopterus lumpus isolate fCycLum1 chromosome 11, fCycLum1.pri, whole genome shotgun sequence genomic window:
- the LOC117739143 gene encoding E3 ubiquitin-protein ligase ZNRF2-like has product MGAKQSSPVFDGRTRAYSSSDLPSGNSSGGGRIAGFRYTNGPDGPRIRYTGGGPTSSGLSIPAGSRSGSHVLNQSLDGTDGDEESELPPEGHRLLIGSLPAHLSPHLLGGFHCPVCSKFMASDEIEKHLLMCFSKTRLTYNKDILSRDSGECAICLDELEQGDTIARLPCLCIYHKGCIDEWFEVNRSCPEHPAV; this is encoded by the exons ATGGGGGCCAAACAGAGCAGCCCCGTGTTTGATGGCAGAACTCGGGCTTATTCCAGCTCCGATCTCCCATCTGGAAACTCCAGCGGAGGGGGACGGATTGCGGGGTTTAGGTACACCAATGGACCAGATGGCCCCCGGATCCGTTACACTGGTGGAGGGCCAACCAGCTCGGGTCTCAGTATACCGGCTGGCAGCAGGTCAGGCTCACACGTACTGAATCAGAGCCTCGATGGCACGGACGGTGACGAGGAGAGCGAGCTGCCACCTGAGGGCCACCGGTTGCTCATCGGGTCCCTTCCGGCCCACCTGTCCCCTCACCTGCTGGGAG GCTTCCACTGTCCCGTTTGCTCCAAGTTTATGGCCTCGGACGAAATAGAGAAGCACCTGCTCATGTGTTTCAGCAAAACGCGGCTCACCTACAACA AGGACATCCTGTCCAGAGACTCTGGGGAATGTGCCATCTGTTTAGATGAGCTGGAGCAGGGAGACACCATTGCCAGGCTGCCCTGCCTCTGTATCTACCACAAAGg GTGCATCGACGAGTGGTTCGAGGTGAATCGCTCGTGCCCGGAGCATCCCGCCGTCTAG